A portion of the Terriglobales bacterium genome contains these proteins:
- a CDS encoding MFS transporter, which produces MNTNLEFPANFRFYGMISQCEPVGMSENTGTWGEFESPEGITVPSFQMNSASTAIDREVIAERGAVQALVTAFFALFCIVGLSLWGLPFFYDFMVRQFGWTRAQVTSGNAISKLIVGPAFGFFAGWMVDRFGPRRLMMTGILLAGLALVGLGSVSSLGMFYLFYVFNALGYVCGGPLPNQVLLSRWFDKSRGKAMGIAYLGIGLGGAVSPWISHLLVQRYGWQAALKLLGVLIVVIAFPLAFLVKDVPAQRLISARTASPGIREAFKRATLYLLIAASMCSIAAVSGTQQNLKLFLSLDQHYSQAASTRILSLVLTFSMVGRLLMGWLADRFPIKYVMLLIYALVAAAIPFLFFAPDAAPMYVFAVLFGIGLGGDYMIIPLMTAEIFGLQILGTLLGVILTADGVAEAASPWLVGHLRDVTGSYAAGFSLLVVMALSGAGIAIALPKKAKA; this is translated from the coding sequence GTGAACACCAACCTCGAATTCCCTGCGAATTTCCGGTTTTACGGAATGATTTCGCAATGCGAACCTGTGGGGATGTCGGAGAATACGGGTACATGGGGCGAATTCGAATCGCCTGAGGGCATAACCGTTCCGTCTTTTCAGATGAACTCTGCCTCCACTGCCATTGATCGCGAAGTCATCGCCGAACGAGGTGCTGTTCAGGCGCTCGTGACCGCGTTTTTTGCGTTGTTCTGCATCGTGGGCCTGTCCTTGTGGGGGCTGCCGTTCTTTTACGACTTCATGGTGCGCCAGTTCGGATGGACGCGCGCGCAGGTTACATCGGGCAACGCCATCAGCAAGCTCATCGTTGGACCGGCATTCGGATTCTTCGCCGGATGGATGGTGGACCGCTTTGGGCCGCGACGGCTGATGATGACCGGGATCCTATTGGCTGGGCTGGCACTTGTGGGACTCGGAAGCGTTTCCAGTTTGGGAATGTTCTACCTGTTTTACGTATTCAATGCGCTGGGCTACGTCTGCGGTGGACCGCTGCCGAACCAAGTACTGCTCTCGCGGTGGTTCGACAAGTCACGGGGAAAGGCTATGGGGATCGCCTACCTCGGAATAGGACTCGGTGGGGCCGTGTCACCGTGGATCTCACATCTGCTGGTGCAGCGATACGGATGGCAGGCGGCGTTGAAGCTGCTAGGTGTGTTGATCGTGGTCATTGCATTTCCGCTGGCCTTCCTGGTGAAGGATGTGCCTGCGCAGCGTTTGATTTCAGCGCGCACGGCATCGCCCGGCATACGAGAGGCGTTCAAGAGAGCGACACTCTACCTGCTGATAGCCGCCAGCATGTGCTCGATAGCTGCCGTCAGCGGAACTCAGCAGAATCTGAAGCTATTTTTGAGCCTCGATCAGCACTATTCGCAGGCCGCGTCGACCCGAATCCTGTCGCTGGTCCTGACGTTCAGCATGGTGGGACGATTGCTCATGGGCTGGCTGGCCGATCGTTTCCCCATCAAGTATGTAATGCTTTTGATTTATGCGTTGGTGGCGGCTGCCATCCCCTTCCTGTTTTTCGCTCCCGATGCCGCTCCCATGTATGTGTTCGCAGTCCTGTTTGGCATCGGATTGGGCGGAGACTACATGATCATTCCGCTCATGACAGCGGAAATCTTTGGTCTACAGATTTTGGGAACGCTGCTCGGCGTGATACTAACTGCAGATGGAGTCGCAGAGGCCGCCTCGCCCTGGCTGGTGGGACATCTGCGCGACGTGACTGGTAGTTACGCCGCAGGATTCAGTCTCCTGGTGGTGATGGCGCTGTCGGGGGCCGGCATCGCGATAGCGTTACCGAAGAAGGCCAAAGCATGA
- a CDS encoding dihydrodipicolinate synthase family protein, with protein sequence MTIEAIRDRQKLRRKVQGIAAALLPYSPDSRIAVEAFQHHLLLTQRAGLMNAVNMDTGYVNYLSGAEKHSVLQWTQEALGKNTPFVAGAYIEGEDGDVVALYRREMDRIAELGGTPILFQTARLHGKSAREKIAVYEAVCKGYEKVLAFELGRVFAPNGEIFEDEIVKGLLEIPELKGMKHSSLDRLEELSRLTLRDQKRPDFAIYTGNDLGINMIEYGSDYLLGLATFAPEKFAERDRLWEAGDPAYYALSDALQHLGNIAFREPVPAYKHSAAVFLHLTGRIPSDRSHPKNPLRPNWEHEILLDCARRLGLQSDARAEFSMDPNASGAAHRPKVISNQQA encoded by the coding sequence ATGACGATTGAGGCGATTCGTGATCGACAGAAGCTGCGGCGAAAGGTGCAGGGCATCGCCGCCGCGCTGCTGCCCTATTCGCCAGACAGCAGAATTGCAGTTGAGGCCTTTCAGCACCATCTTCTATTAACACAGCGAGCTGGTTTGATGAACGCCGTAAACATGGATACCGGCTATGTCAACTACTTGAGCGGGGCAGAAAAGCATAGTGTCTTGCAATGGACGCAAGAGGCCCTAGGCAAGAACACGCCATTCGTGGCCGGCGCGTATATAGAAGGAGAGGATGGCGATGTAGTCGCGCTCTACCGCCGCGAGATGGATCGCATCGCCGAGCTCGGCGGCACGCCAATTCTGTTTCAGACGGCACGGCTGCACGGCAAATCTGCGCGCGAGAAGATTGCGGTTTATGAAGCAGTCTGCAAAGGATACGAGAAGGTTCTGGCGTTTGAACTTGGGCGCGTGTTCGCTCCGAACGGCGAGATCTTCGAGGACGAGATCGTTAAGGGATTGCTTGAGATTCCCGAGTTGAAAGGGATGAAGCATTCGTCGCTCGATCGGCTGGAGGAACTCAGCCGACTCACGCTGCGGGACCAGAAACGCCCGGACTTCGCGATCTACACAGGCAATGACCTGGGAATCAACATGATCGAGTACGGCTCAGATTACCTGCTAGGCCTTGCGACGTTCGCCCCTGAGAAGTTCGCCGAACGAGATCGCCTCTGGGAAGCAGGAGATCCGGCGTACTACGCGCTTTCTGACGCGCTGCAGCATCTGGGCAACATAGCGTTTCGCGAGCCGGTTCCGGCTTACAAGCACTCTGCCGCGGTATTTTTGCACTTGACCGGTCGCATTCCTTCAGATCGTTCTCATCCAAAGAATCCTCTTCGCCCGAACTGGGAACACGAAATCTTGCTGGACTGCGCTCGAAGGCTGGGTCTCCAGTCCGACGCACGCGCAGAGTTCAGTATGGATCCCAACGCGTCAGGCGCGGCGCACCGGCCTAAGGTTATTTCCAATCAGCAGGCTTAA
- the boxC gene encoding 2,3-epoxybenzoyl-CoA dihydrolase, translating into MDFALAVDPDKQTQFVDFQTHPLRYQHWQLKFDGPVATLMMDTKEDGGIRPGYKLKLNSYDLGVDIELHDALQRIRFEHPEVRAVVLTSAKQRVFCSGANIYMLGSSSHAWKVNFCKFTNETRNGIEDASHNSGIKFLAACNGTTAGGGYELALACDKIILIDDRSSAVSLPEVPLLGVLPGTGGLTRVTDKRQVRRDLADIFCTVSEGIQGQRARDWRLVDEVVKPAQWNEHIQKRVQELAAQSNRPTNESGVELAPLKRNVDDHGYHYEYVDVVFDREGRTATITVRAPQSVTAKSLSEITAAGANWWPLQMSRELDDAILSLRTNELELGLWILKTSGNADAMLAIDRQLVEHRSNWFVREVINMLRRTFARLDVASRSMYAVIEEGSCFAGTLFELALAADRTYMLNNPENPEGTFIALSEINFDIRRDVETQSAAAASPCCLLESVSGMTRLVSRFYGDRDKIESLRALIGKKILAEEAAEVGLVTAAPDDLDWADELRLAIESRVALSPDALTGLEANLRFAQPESMLTRIFGRLSAWQNWIFIRPNAVGQTGALKVYGSGSKAKFNWERA; encoded by the coding sequence ATGGACTTCGCGCTCGCCGTTGATCCAGACAAACAGACGCAATTCGTCGATTTCCAGACGCATCCTTTGCGCTACCAGCACTGGCAGCTCAAGTTCGATGGACCGGTCGCCACTTTGATGATGGATACAAAGGAGGACGGCGGGATTCGCCCCGGATACAAGCTCAAGCTGAACTCATACGATCTTGGGGTCGACATCGAGTTGCACGACGCTCTGCAGCGCATCCGCTTCGAGCATCCCGAGGTTCGCGCTGTCGTCCTCACCAGCGCCAAGCAGCGCGTCTTCTGCTCCGGCGCAAACATTTATATGCTGGGCAGCTCGTCGCATGCCTGGAAGGTGAATTTCTGCAAGTTCACCAATGAAACCCGAAATGGGATTGAAGACGCCAGCCATAACTCCGGCATCAAGTTCCTGGCGGCATGCAATGGCACAACCGCAGGTGGTGGATACGAACTCGCTCTTGCCTGCGACAAAATCATCCTGATCGATGACCGCTCTTCCGCGGTGAGTCTGCCTGAAGTTCCACTGCTCGGCGTTCTTCCCGGAACGGGAGGACTGACTCGAGTGACCGACAAACGGCAAGTGCGCCGCGATCTGGCAGATATTTTCTGTACGGTTTCCGAAGGGATTCAGGGGCAGCGCGCGAGAGATTGGCGGCTTGTGGACGAGGTGGTGAAGCCGGCGCAGTGGAATGAGCATATCCAGAAGCGTGTCCAGGAGCTGGCCGCGCAAAGTAATCGTCCCACCAACGAGAGCGGGGTGGAGCTCGCGCCGCTCAAACGTAACGTCGACGACCACGGCTATCACTACGAATATGTCGATGTAGTCTTCGACCGCGAGGGACGCACCGCGACCATCACTGTGCGCGCTCCGCAATCGGTTACAGCGAAATCCCTTTCTGAAATTACGGCCGCAGGGGCGAACTGGTGGCCACTGCAAATGTCGCGAGAGCTCGACGATGCCATACTCAGCCTGCGTACGAACGAACTTGAGCTTGGCTTGTGGATTTTGAAAACCAGCGGCAACGCCGATGCCATGCTCGCGATTGATCGTCAACTCGTGGAGCATCGCTCGAACTGGTTCGTCCGCGAAGTGATCAATATGCTGCGGCGTACGTTCGCGCGGCTCGATGTCGCTTCGCGATCGATGTATGCGGTCATAGAAGAGGGCTCATGTTTTGCGGGCACGCTCTTCGAGCTCGCGCTGGCCGCCGATCGCACCTACATGCTGAACAATCCGGAAAATCCTGAGGGCACCTTCATTGCTCTGTCGGAGATCAACTTTGACATACGCCGCGACGTAGAGACGCAGTCCGCCGCAGCGGCCTCACCATGCTGCCTGCTGGAATCAGTGAGCGGAATGACACGATTGGTTTCGCGGTTCTATGGCGACCGCGACAAGATTGAGTCCTTGCGCGCTTTGATTGGCAAGAAGATTCTCGCCGAGGAGGCCGCTGAAGTAGGTCTGGTAACAGCAGCACCCGACGATCTGGATTGGGCAGACGAGCTTCGCCTGGCGATCGAATCTCGGGTAGCGCTCTCGCCCGACGCACTCACAGGGCTCGAAGCCAATCTCCGGTTCGCGCAGCCCGAGTCCATGCTGACGCGCATCTTCGGTCGCCTTTCGGCATGGCAGAACTGGATTTTTATTCGCCCGAACGCGGTTGGACAGACCGGCGCGCTGAAGGTGTATGGCAGCGGGAGCAAAGCTAAGTTCAATTGGGAGCGCGCGTGA
- the boxB gene encoding benzoyl-CoA 2,3-epoxidase subunit BoxB, whose translation MNIDYSQLIPNNVELAGDRALQRALERWQPAFLGWWNDTGPAKTSDLQVYLRTATSVEKDGWANFGYVRMPEYRWGIFLVPRDEQRKIHFGDHQGEPAWQDVPGEYRSTLRRIIVTQGDTEPASVEQQRLLGKTAPSLYDMRNLFQVNVEEGRHLWAMVYLLHRYFGKDGREEAEYLLERRSGDTNNPRILTAFNEQTRHWLAFFMFAFFTDRDGKFQLSSLAESAFDPLSRTCRFMLTEEAHHMFVGESGVARAVQRTCEVMKEHGITDPKEGRQFGVIDLHTLQKFVNFHYSVTLDLFGSDVSSNAATYYTTGLKGRYEEGKRDDDHKLSSDEYKMLDMENGKIAEKSVPALTALNARLRDDYIEEIQGGLNRWNRIPEQHGIPFRFKLPHLGFHRKIGNFAGQFISPDGQVITEAEWNQQRDNWMPSESDHQFIESLMGQVMEPGKFANWIAPPARGINGKPIDFEYVRFN comes from the coding sequence ATGAACATCGACTATTCACAACTCATCCCCAATAACGTCGAGTTAGCCGGCGACCGCGCACTTCAGCGTGCGCTTGAACGCTGGCAACCCGCATTCCTTGGCTGGTGGAACGATACCGGACCAGCCAAGACTTCTGACCTGCAGGTCTATCTGCGCACGGCGACCAGCGTGGAGAAAGACGGCTGGGCGAATTTCGGCTACGTGCGCATGCCTGAGTATCGCTGGGGAATTTTCCTGGTCCCGCGCGATGAGCAGCGCAAGATTCACTTCGGCGATCATCAGGGTGAGCCGGCGTGGCAGGACGTTCCCGGCGAATACCGCTCCACGCTGCGCCGCATCATCGTCACGCAAGGTGACACTGAGCCCGCATCGGTCGAGCAACAGCGTCTGCTCGGGAAGACCGCGCCTTCGCTCTACGACATGCGCAATCTCTTCCAGGTAAACGTCGAAGAAGGACGTCATCTGTGGGCAATGGTCTATCTCCTGCATCGTTACTTCGGAAAAGACGGACGCGAGGAAGCCGAGTACCTGCTCGAGCGCCGTTCTGGCGATACCAACAATCCTCGCATTCTGACCGCTTTCAACGAGCAGACACGCCACTGGCTGGCGTTCTTCATGTTCGCTTTCTTCACCGATCGTGACGGCAAGTTCCAGCTCTCTTCACTGGCGGAGTCGGCCTTCGATCCCCTCTCGCGTACCTGCCGCTTCATGCTGACGGAAGAGGCGCACCACATGTTTGTCGGGGAATCCGGCGTGGCGCGCGCAGTGCAGCGGACCTGCGAAGTCATGAAGGAGCACGGGATCACGGATCCGAAAGAAGGACGACAGTTCGGCGTAATCGATCTCCACACCCTACAGAAGTTCGTGAACTTCCACTACAGCGTAACCCTCGACCTGTTCGGCTCCGACGTCTCTTCGAATGCAGCCACGTATTACACGACTGGCTTGAAAGGCCGGTACGAAGAGGGCAAGCGCGATGACGATCACAAGCTCTCTTCTGACGAATACAAAATGCTCGACATGGAGAACGGAAAGATCGCCGAAAAGTCCGTTCCGGCACTGACAGCGTTGAATGCAAGGCTCCGCGACGACTATATAGAGGAGATTCAGGGCGGACTCAATCGCTGGAACCGTATTCCCGAACAGCATGGAATCCCATTTCGGTTCAAGCTGCCCCACCTGGGATTCCATCGCAAGATCGGAAACTTCGCTGGTCAGTTCATCAGCCCCGATGGGCAGGTGATAACCGAAGCGGAATGGAACCAGCAACGCGATAACTGGATGCCGTCGGAGAGTGATCATCAATTTATCGAGTCGTTGATGGGCCAGGTGATGGAACCTGGCAAGTTCGCCAACTGGATTGCCCCGCCTGCGCGCGGCATCAACGGCAAGCCGATCGACTTTGAGTATGTGCGGTTCAACTAG
- a CDS encoding helix-turn-helix transcriptional regulator: protein MKRSSHNGTGSAFDHTSARKTDERPRPSDSEYLRLLGETVRAIRTRRGMTRKMLASQSGVSERFLAQLESGTGNASVLILRQISQALGLSLEAMLPGAQDASAEMKSAVELLQRLEPVELTEARGFLLQRFGPKYTESDRHQRVALIGLRGAGKSTVGKLLARKLELQFFELDRLIEQTSGISLSMIFDLYGQSGFRRFERRCLDDLLNTQPRFVVATGGSLVSEPDTYERLLANCYTIWLQATPSEHMSRVIAQGDMRPMAQNPEAMEDLERILQEREELYRRADASIDTSGKTVEEVVGEGLQSLERMAGSISG, encoded by the coding sequence ATGAAGAGATCGTCCCACAACGGAACAGGCTCTGCATTTGACCATACGTCCGCTCGAAAGACGGACGAACGGCCGCGCCCGAGCGACTCCGAATATCTCCGATTGCTGGGCGAGACAGTTCGCGCGATCCGTACTCGGCGTGGCATGACGCGCAAGATGCTTGCGAGCCAGTCTGGCGTTTCGGAACGGTTTCTTGCCCAACTTGAGAGTGGGACTGGGAACGCTTCAGTGTTGATTTTGCGTCAGATTTCGCAGGCACTAGGCCTCTCTCTGGAAGCCATGCTGCCTGGTGCACAAGATGCTTCTGCCGAGATGAAGAGTGCAGTGGAGCTTCTGCAGCGGCTCGAGCCGGTTGAATTAACGGAAGCGCGAGGGTTCTTACTCCAACGATTTGGCCCCAAGTACACCGAGAGCGATCGCCATCAGCGAGTCGCGCTCATTGGACTGCGCGGCGCAGGCAAATCGACTGTCGGCAAGCTTCTTGCCAGAAAGTTAGAATTACAGTTCTTCGAACTCGACCGCCTGATCGAGCAAACAAGTGGCATCTCTCTCAGCATGATCTTCGACCTCTATGGGCAGAGCGGATTTCGCCGGTTTGAGCGCCGCTGTCTTGACGATCTGTTGAACACACAACCGCGATTTGTTGTCGCCACTGGTGGCAGTCTGGTTTCGGAGCCCGACACTTACGAGCGGCTGTTGGCGAATTGCTACACCATCTGGCTTCAGGCTACTCCGAGCGAGCATATGTCGCGCGTGATCGCGCAAGGAGACATGCGCCCGATGGCACAGAATCCCGAGGCGATGGAAGATCTCGAGCGCATTCTGCAAGAACGCGAGGAGCTGTATCGAAGAGCCGATGCCTCGATCGATACCAGCGGGAAAACGGTAGAGGAGGTCGTCGGGGAAGGCTTGCAGAGTCTCGAGCGCATGGCAGGCAGTATCAGCGGGTAA
- a CDS encoding MFS transporter has product MSTNSGKPAIVLSATVIFVYGTVASLLGTLLPSLSARFHLSPEQNGYIAAVQAVGVALATLVAGPLMDSKGVKVTLVGGLALMLVSLIGLLAAVGGSTLIVAILILGVGSGTVIVAANHLAGQVDERQRASAVNLANTFFGLGGLATPFIAANLLSGNPIRLAYLVAALTAGALLMTLSARTPIRAKESFHISQLAKIEPKNLLLLLCSVSFLYVGCEIAFWNWLPKYLMSRGNDARTALNILGFGFACGMIAGRLLALPLLRRLSAAAVCILAGIGMAAATFAVVHIASSTLAFVAVFLSGVAMGPVFPSALGITSDSFPLMTGTCIGLVITAGWCGAAISSWIIGSIAGSDPSRLGLALCVVPLFSVLIVVLSLAVRRMAPKARTIVAEPIAT; this is encoded by the coding sequence ATGTCTACTAATTCCGGCAAGCCAGCGATCGTCCTCTCTGCGACGGTGATTTTTGTTTACGGAACGGTCGCTTCGTTACTCGGAACACTTCTACCGAGCCTCTCGGCTCGCTTTCATCTTTCGCCGGAGCAGAATGGCTACATAGCTGCTGTCCAAGCTGTCGGTGTGGCTCTTGCGACTCTGGTCGCGGGACCTCTTATGGATAGCAAGGGCGTAAAGGTCACGCTGGTTGGCGGCCTAGCGTTAATGCTGGTTTCTCTCATAGGGCTGTTGGCGGCTGTCGGGGGGAGCACATTAATCGTTGCCATTCTTATTCTCGGGGTTGGAAGCGGCACAGTGATCGTTGCTGCCAACCATCTCGCTGGACAGGTAGATGAGAGACAACGCGCGTCTGCAGTCAATCTCGCTAACACTTTCTTCGGACTCGGCGGACTGGCAACACCGTTCATCGCAGCAAATCTTCTTTCCGGTAATCCAATTCGGCTCGCCTATCTCGTCGCAGCGCTCACGGCAGGCGCTCTTCTGATGACGTTGAGCGCGCGCACCCCAATCCGCGCAAAGGAAAGCTTCCACATATCTCAGCTAGCGAAGATCGAACCAAAGAACCTCCTCTTGCTTCTTTGCTCAGTGTCTTTCCTCTATGTTGGTTGCGAGATTGCATTTTGGAACTGGCTGCCGAAGTACCTGATGAGTCGCGGCAACGATGCCCGAACTGCACTCAACATCCTGGGATTCGGCTTTGCTTGCGGCATGATCGCCGGGCGTTTGCTCGCGTTGCCGCTGTTGCGCCGGCTTTCGGCTGCTGCAGTATGCATCCTTGCCGGCATCGGAATGGCTGCCGCAACGTTTGCCGTGGTACACATTGCCAGTTCCACTTTGGCATTTGTTGCGGTTTTTCTTTCCGGCGTCGCGATGGGACCAGTCTTTCCCAGCGCTCTTGGGATTACCAGTGACTCATTCCCGCTCATGACAGGCACGTGCATCGGTCTCGTGATTACGGCTGGTTGGTGCGGAGCCGCCATCTCTTCCTGGATTATTGGAAGCATCGCTGGCTCCGATCCCTCCCGCTTGGGGCTTGCCCTCTGCGTAGTGCCGCTCTTTTCGGTGTTAATCGTCGTATTGAGTCTGGCGGTGAGGCGGATGGCGCCGAAGGCAAGAACAATAGTGGCCGAGCCGATAGCGACATAG
- a CDS encoding glycoside hydrolase family 130 protein, with protein MLRTVLLSTSFLAGGLALAYAYATEAPVQITVEWSSPTPLISPTPSGPASAGVFNPAAVRVDGKTILLYREQDAAGTSRIGYASSADGLHFTIREEPVLTPATDYEREGGVEDPRILKIADTYYMTYTGYNKKDAQLCLATSKDLIHWERKGILLPAYKGNWNTGWTKSGAIVPQKINGKWWMYYLGTAPDKRDYMGLASSDDLLHWADATTRPVLSRRAGAFDSRVMEPGPPPIITSAGILLIYNGADDNLVYTTAWALFDKNDPSKLLARAGEPFLRPETAWQRVGQVPNVVFTEGMVHDNNNQWWIYYGAADKYIGASRVRVSIKH; from the coding sequence ATGCTAAGAACTGTTTTGCTCTCGACATCGTTTTTGGCCGGCGGTCTGGCACTCGCTTATGCATACGCCACGGAAGCTCCGGTTCAGATTACCGTCGAGTGGAGCAGCCCGACTCCGCTGATCTCTCCAACTCCATCCGGGCCTGCTTCAGCCGGAGTATTCAATCCTGCTGCAGTGCGTGTTGATGGCAAGACGATCCTTCTCTACCGCGAACAGGACGCCGCGGGAACATCGCGCATTGGATATGCCTCAAGCGCTGACGGCCTTCACTTCACAATTCGAGAGGAACCGGTTCTGACGCCCGCAACCGACTATGAGAGAGAAGGAGGAGTTGAGGACCCGCGCATACTGAAGATCGCCGACACGTATTACATGACCTACACCGGCTACAACAAGAAAGACGCCCAGCTCTGCCTGGCAACTTCCAAAGACCTGATTCATTGGGAGCGCAAGGGCATCTTGCTTCCCGCGTACAAGGGAAACTGGAATACTGGCTGGACCAAATCGGGAGCCATCGTTCCACAGAAGATCAATGGCAAATGGTGGATGTACTACCTTGGAACTGCGCCTGACAAGCGCGACTATATGGGATTGGCGTCGTCTGACGATCTGCTTCACTGGGCCGATGCCACAACTCGCCCTGTGCTTTCCAGGCGTGCGGGAGCTTTCGATTCGAGAGTAATGGAACCCGGGCCGCCCCCGATCATCACAAGTGCCGGAATTCTCCTCATCTATAACGGAGCCGACGACAATCTCGTTTACACCACAGCTTGGGCGCTCTTCGATAAGAACGACCCAAGCAAACTGCTGGCGCGGGCTGGCGAACCATTCCTGCGCCCCGAAACGGCGTGGCAACGCGTTGGCCAGGTTCCCAATGTGGTCTTCACTGAGGGCATGGTGCACGACAATAACAACCAGTGGTGGATCTACTACGGCGCCGCCGACAAATACATCGGAGCTTCGCGGGTTCGAGTCTCGATCAAACATTGA
- a CDS encoding tetratricopeptide repeat protein: protein MMRKRFLLLAFATVAFCAGSSGVRAQTASPANQNGSPEPRAPDSDSLSDAKRLIDEGKLDDAIQNLNALQQQHPETRGLQYQLGLAYYRKGDFAQAQSALGKAMDQDPQNREAVQLRGLSLVQMGRPAEAIPYLKQVQSWMGSVNVDAVYVLGLCYVHTQNYDEARRSFAQMYGVPPDSAQAHLFLARMLLRQGYDPVAEQNAQRAAAMDPKLPLVHYLLGEFYLYKSNVQKAIDEFEAEQKLNPAYAGTYDRLGDSYSRLSRYDDAQRALQRAILLDATATGPYILMGKVLIKKKDFASASNYLQKALRMDPSNYMSHHLMGEAYRGLGRTADAERELKKAEELQSAQGSKPE from the coding sequence ATGATGCGTAAACGTTTCCTACTTTTGGCGTTCGCGACTGTAGCGTTCTGTGCTGGAAGCTCCGGCGTGCGGGCGCAGACTGCGTCGCCCGCAAATCAGAATGGTTCCCCCGAACCGCGTGCGCCCGATTCGGATTCTCTGTCAGATGCCAAGCGTCTGATCGATGAAGGCAAGCTCGATGACGCTATTCAGAACCTGAACGCCCTTCAGCAGCAACATCCCGAAACCCGCGGTCTTCAGTATCAGCTTGGGCTGGCGTATTACCGCAAGGGCGACTTTGCTCAAGCCCAGTCGGCACTCGGTAAAGCCATGGATCAAGACCCTCAAAATCGTGAGGCCGTGCAACTGCGGGGCTTGAGCCTCGTTCAGATGGGACGCCCAGCAGAGGCAATTCCCTATTTGAAGCAGGTGCAGTCCTGGATGGGCTCGGTGAACGTCGATGCCGTCTATGTCCTCGGGCTCTGCTATGTCCATACGCAGAACTATGACGAGGCTCGCCGGTCCTTTGCCCAGATGTATGGGGTTCCTCCCGACTCGGCACAAGCGCATCTATTTCTCGCGCGCATGCTGCTGCGGCAGGGATATGATCCGGTGGCGGAGCAAAACGCGCAGCGGGCGGCTGCGATGGATCCAAAGTTGCCGCTCGTTCATTACCTGCTCGGCGAGTTTTACCTTTACAAGTCCAACGTTCAGAAAGCCATTGATGAATTCGAGGCAGAGCAAAAGCTCAATCCAGCTTACGCGGGCACATACGATCGTCTTGGCGATTCCTACTCTCGTCTCAGCCGATATGATGATGCGCAGCGCGCTCTACAACGCGCGATCCTTCTCGACGCAACTGCTACCGGTCCATACATCCTCATGGGCAAGGTTCTGATTAAAAAGAAAGACTTCGCGTCTGCCTCGAACTATTTACAAAAAGCATTGCGAATGGATCCTTCGAATTACATGTCTCATCATCTGATGGGGGAAGCGTATCGTGGTTTGGGTCGCACTGCGGATGCGGAACGAGAACTGAAGAAAGCTGAGGAACTGCAGTCAGCACAAGGCTCAAAGCCAGAGTAG